From the Clostridium putrefaciens genome, one window contains:
- a CDS encoding electron transfer flavoprotein subunit beta/FixA family protein, which translates to MNIVVCLKQVPDTTAVRIDPKTGTLVREGVPSIINPEDKNALEESLVLKDKYGAKVTVISMGPPQAKNALKEALSMGADEAILITDRAFAGADTLATSKALAGALKKIDYDIVFAGRQAIDGDTAQVGPEIAEHLNIPQITYVQEVVAEGNVLKVNRALEDGYEIIEVKTPVLLTAIKELNEPRYMHANYIYEAKNKEIKIWTAEDIEVDKSQLGLAGSPTKVKKSITKEAKGQGEIVNKPAKEAVEHVFSKLREKHYI; encoded by the coding sequence ATGAATATAGTTGTTTGTTTAAAACAGGTACCAGATACTACAGCGGTAAGAATTGATCCTAAGACAGGGACTCTTGTAAGAGAAGGTGTTCCATCTATAATAAATCCAGAAGATAAAAATGCTTTAGAAGAATCTTTAGTTTTAAAAGATAAGTATGGTGCAAAGGTAACGGTTATAAGCATGGGACCACCTCAAGCAAAAAATGCGTTGAAAGAAGCCTTATCCATGGGCGCAGACGAGGCTATACTTATAACAGATAGAGCTTTTGCTGGAGCCGATACATTAGCTACATCAAAGGCACTTGCTGGAGCTTTGAAAAAAATTGATTATGATATAGTATTCGCAGGAAGACAAGCTATAGATGGAGATACAGCGCAGGTTGGACCAGAAATAGCTGAACATTTAAATATTCCTCAAATTACTTATGTACAAGAAGTAGTAGCAGAAGGAAATGTATTAAAAGTAAATAGAGCTTTAGAAGATGGATATGAAATAATTGAAGTTAAGACGCCAGTTTTACTTACTGCTATAAAGGAATTAAATGAACCAAGATACATGCATGCGAATTATATTTACGAAGCTAAAAATAAGGAAATTAAGATTTGGACAGCAGAGGATATAGAAGTTGATAAATCCCAACTAGGACTTGCGGGATCACCTACAAAGGTTAAAAAATCTATAACTAAAGAAGCAAAGGGACAAGGAGAAATAGTGAATAAACCTGCAAAAGAAGCAGTTGAACATGTATTTTCAAAACTAAGAGAGAAACATTATATTTAA